A single Ziziphus jujuba cultivar Dongzao chromosome 11, ASM3175591v1 DNA region contains:
- the LOC107431845 gene encoding uncharacterized protein LOC107431845 isoform X1: protein MALNTLSLPALSCTSAAAAFTSSSGSRYRIQRPMLAAFPRWRNAALGQVVCMAPEEEKLTRRNPLDFPICEGTIIGTYTISNGSYILSDTRKTALLDNPDDMLSSGVYLAFFFRMTASIYWWSGRGPSRGVDPISSLSLAL from the exons ATGGCGTTAAACACCCTCTCGTTACCGGCACTATCTTGTACATCGGCGGCTGCGGCGTTCACATCTTCAAGTGGTTCACGTTATCGTATACAGCGGCCAATGTTGGCAGCTTTTCCTCGTTGGCGAAACGCAGCGTTGGGTCAGGTAGTTTGTATGGCTCCCGAGGAGGAGAAACTCACTCGTCGAAACCCTCTCGATTTCCCGATC TGTGAAGGTACAATCATTGGGACTTATACCATCTCAAATGGAAGTTATATTCTTTCTGACACCCGTAAAACGGCTTTGCTGGACAACCCTGATGATATGCTAAGTTCTGGAGTTTACTTAGCCTTCTTTTTCAGAATGACTGCTTCGATATATTGGTG GAGTGGGAGAGGCCCAAGCCGGGGCGTCGACCCGATATCTTCCCTCAGTTTAGCCCTATGA
- the LOC107431848 gene encoding uncharacterized protein LOC107431848 isoform X1: MAQAARLNLRMQKELKLLLADPPPGASFPFLSADSDDVSSSSSLSTIDAQIKGPEGTVYSKGVFNIKIQIPERYPFQPPSVTFATPIYHPNIDNGGRICLDILNLPPKGAWQPSLNISTVLTSIGLLLSEPNPDDGLMCEASREYKYNRQAFDQKALSMTEKYAQPGVSGKICGSQLIQSQNLNMMEVKTKNNDIKQEANEHVVSHKKLYVSSRKLSLEPSVPAQKRDDYSEGNEPSKSLPFLNESERQIEVEGAKKAFSQFQKHENEENGEPNHHLSHAPKHLTVASLGPMVPQVGNFYKQEPHRCEDGKSVDGNINMRPKKLQGNEIADSGNKKMHVTPQLMSSETYSNTKSEASTIPQALNRVQPQPQNDPVGRMESASKCTSRNKLCLVGKKLSLGSTSSSLIHEEDNKENVEPVHQRPILHSSSSSVALSTSKPASGMSKAPELGSSNNVFSESLKKYGNGRKLSLGPLTQHSQSLSIGQSTLVPVHECWTDQKQHSNEEDYRDTTGGEIKKQKTEKSPISEAVIVLDSEDSEEEKVVSVRPKPLLARKRLGKWKLRA, translated from the exons ATGGCTCAAGCCGCCAGGCTCAACCTTCGAATGCAGAAggagctcaagcttctcctcgCCGACCCTCCTCCAGGCGCCTCTTTCCCATTCCTCTCCGCTGACTCCGATGacgtttcttcttcttcttccttgtcAACCATCGATGCAC AGATTAAAGGTCCGGAAGGAACAGTTTATTCAAAAGGAGTCTTTAATATTAAGATCCAAATACCGGAAAG GTACCCGTTTCAGCCTCCAAGTGTGACGTTTGCAACTCCAATTTACCACCCCAATATCGACAATGGAGGTCGGATTTGCCTTGACATTCTTAATCTTCCTCCGAAG GGGGCATGGCAACCATCACTAAACATTTCAACTGTGCTTACAAGTATAGGGTTGTTACTCAGTGAGCCCAATCCAGATGATGGCCTGATGTGTGAAGCG AGTAGGGAGTACAAGTATAACAGACAAGCTTTTGACCAGAAAGCTCTATCTATGACTGAAAAATATGCCCAGCCTGGAGTTAGTGGGAAGATTTGTGGGAGTCAgttgattcaatctcaaaatttaaacatG ATGGaggttaaaacaaaaaacaatgacATAAAACAAGAAGCTAATGAGCATGTTGTAAGTCATAAGAAGTTATATGTGAGCAGCAGAAAGTTGTCACTGGAGCCTTCAGTCCCAGCTCAAAAAAGGGATGACTATAGTGAAGGGAACGAGCCTTCTAAAAGCCTGCCGTTTCTCAATGAATCTGAGAGACAGATAGAAGTTGAAGGAGCCAAAAAGGCCTTTAGTCAATTTCAGAAACATGAGAATGAAGAGAATGGGGAGCCAAATCACCATTTATCACATGCACCTAAACACCTTACTGTGGCTTCTTTGGGGCCAATGGTGCCACAGGTTGGAAACTTTTACAAGCAAGAGCCTCATCGATGTGAAGATGGTAAATCAGTAGATGGCAACATAAACATGAGACCAAAGAAGCTGCAGGGAAATGAAATAGCTGATAGTGGTAACAAGAAAATGCATGTAACCCCTCAGTTAATGTCCTCTGAAACCTATTCTAACACAAAAAGTGAGGCTTCAACCATACCTCAAGCTCTTAACCGTGTTCAACCACAACCACAAAATGATCCTGTTGGTAGAATGGAAAGTGCCTCAAAATGTACAAGTCGAAACAAGCTCTGTCTGGTTGGAAAGAAACTTTCTTTGGGTTCTACAAGTTCATCACTGATACATGAAGAGGATAACAAGGAGAACGTGGAGCCAGTTCACCAGAGACCAATTCTGCACTCCTCAAGCTCTTCTGTGGCTTTATCTACATCCAAACCGGCATCAGGGATGAGTAAGGCTCCTGAACTAGGGTCTAGCAATAATGTCTTTAGTGAGAGTCTTAAGAAATATGGGAATGGTCGGAAGCTGTCGCTGGGTCCTCTGACTCAACACTCCCAGAGCCTATCCATAGGTCAATCAACACTTGTTCCTGTGCATGAATGCTGGACTGATCAGAAGCAGCATTCTAATGAAGAAGATTACAGAGACACAACCGGTGGAGAGATTAAGAAGcagaaaacagaaaaatcaCCAATTTCGGAAGCCGTAATTGTGCTTGATAGTGAAGATAGTGAGGAGGAAAAAGTTGTATCTGTGAGGCCAAAACCGTTGCTAGCAAGAAAGCGCCTAGGCAAATGGAAACTGAGAGCGTGA
- the LOC107431832 gene encoding LRR receptor-like serine/threonine-protein kinase EFR — MVHSLTSEYASSSTTNSSTDMLALQALKSEIIELPWNPNNNSFCSRVGVSCGQRHQRVTALDLSYMHLQGTISPHVGNLTFLRVLNLRNNSFHGPLPNMVGRLRRLRRLRVLNLGYNQLGRIIPSSISQCRNLQTVIRGPNLFHGSIPQGFGNPTNLLLLQAQYNYLVGTIPSSVFNISTLRVLALSYNRISGNIPMDICRRLQNLELLYLSHNPLGGHIPNSLCLCKNLRELELLENGLTGSIPEDLGCLSQLEYLNLLANQLTGKIPTSLGNLSNLEELNLESNGLSGEIPTKLGRLPTMIFNFSLVELITLAGNNLSGNVPELIGFQLSKLRKLSLHGNRFTGRIPDSISNASMLAVLELSTNLFSGPVPRTLGGLRYLKVLNLQYNKLTNNPSERELNFLTALTECRQLRYLMIGYSPLNGALPASIGNLSTSLELFGAGLSQLQGSLPYQIGNLSSLLTLELSGNDMFGTFPSSMGNLQSLQQLYFRENKIEGNLPNELCRSTSLGELGLDGNKLSGPIPSCIGNLTKMLIMTIASNAFTSIPDNMWNLTNIWFMDFSVNSLSGYLPSKIEKLVSLQTLDLSNNGLSGSIPEHCII; from the exons ATGGTGCATAGTTTGACATCTGAATATGCATCATCTTCGACAACCAACAGCAGTACTGATATGCTAGCTCTCCAGGCCTTGAAATCCGAAATAATAGAGTTGCCTTGGAACCCCAACAACAACTCTTTCTGCAGTCGGGTTGGTGTTTCTTGCGGCCAACGGCACCAACGAGTCACTGCCTTGGATCTTTCTTACATGCATCTCCAAGGCACTATCTCCCCTCATGTTGGAAATCTGACCTTCCTTCGGGTTCTAAACCTTCGCAACAACAGTTTTCATGGTCCGCTACCCAACATGGTGGGCCGATTGCGCCGATTGCGCCGATTGAGAGTTCTCAACTTGGGATATAATCAACTTGGACGGATCATCCCGTCGAGCATTTCGCAGTGCCGAAATCTTCAGACAGTCATTCGTGGCCCAAATCTATTCCACGGGAGTATCCCACAAGGCTTTGGAAATCCAACCAATTTGTTGTTGCTGCAAGCACAATACAATTACTTAGTAGGCACCATTCCTTCTTCTGTTTTCAATATCTCAACCCTCAGAGTTCTTGCTCTCTCATACAATCGTATTTCTGGAAATATCCCCATGGATATATGCCGTAGGCTTCAGAATCTTGAACTCCTCTATCTTTCACATAATCCACTTGGTGGTCATATTCCAAATAGCTTGTGCCTTTGTAAAAATCTCAGAGAACTTGAGTTACTAGAAAATGGATTGACAGGAAGCATACCCGAAGACCTTGGTTGCTTATCCCAACTTGAGTATCTCAATCTCTTGGCAAACCAATTGACAGGAAAGATTCCAACATCATTGGGAAATCTGTCCAACTTAGAAGAGCTAAATCTTGAAAGTAATGGCTTGTCTGGTGAGATTCCCACAAAGTTGG GCAGATTACCTACAATGATTTTCAACTTTTCTTTGGTTGAATTAATTACATTAGCAGGTAATAATCTATCTGGAAATGTTCCAGAGCTCATTGGTTTTCAACTTTCCAAGCTCAGAAAACTCAGCTTGCATGGCAATCGATTCACAGGTAGAATTCCAGATTCTATCTCTAATGCTTCGATGCTTGCTGTGTTGGAATTGTCCACCAATTTATTTAGTGGGCCAGTGCCGAGGACGCTAGGTGGTCTACGGTACCTGAAAGTACTCAATCTACAGTATAACAAGCTGACCAACAATCCATCAGAAAGAGAGCTCAACTTCCTCACTGCTTTGACAGAGTGCCGTCAGCTAAGATATTTGATGATAGGGTATAGTCCTTTAAATGGAGCATTACCAGCATCTATTGGAAACTTGTCCACATCTCTCGAATTGTTCGGTGCAGGATTAAGTCAACTTCAAGGAAGCCTTCCATATCAGATTGGTAACTTGAGTAGCTTGTTGACGCTTGAATTATCAGGTAACGATATGTTTGGAACATTTCCTTCTTCCATGGGAAATTTACAAAGCCTACAGCAATTGTATTTCCGTGAAAACAAAATAGAGGGAAATCTTCCAAATGAGTTGTGTCGATCAACATCTTTAGGTGAATTGGGCTTGGATGGGAATAAGCTCTCGGGTCCAATACCTTCTTGCATTGGAAACCTTACCAAAATGTTGATAATGACTATCGCTTCCAATGCATTTACCTCTATACCAGACAACATGTGGAACCTCACTAATATTTGGTTCATGGATTTCTCGGTGAACTCCTTGAGTGGATACCTTCCTTCCAAGATTGAAAAGTTGGTGAGCCTGCAAACATTAGATCTATCTAATAATGGATTATCGGGGAGCATTCCAGAACATTGTATAATTTGA
- the LOC107431845 gene encoding uncharacterized protein LOC107431845 isoform X2: MALNTLSLPALSCTSAAAAFTSSSGSRYRIQRPMLAAFPRWRNAALGQVVCMAPEEEKLTRRNPLDFPIEWERPKPGRRPDIFPQFSPMKTPLPPPLPYDPPEEDEEEEEKKEEEEEEPEKPEE, encoded by the exons ATGGCGTTAAACACCCTCTCGTTACCGGCACTATCTTGTACATCGGCGGCTGCGGCGTTCACATCTTCAAGTGGTTCACGTTATCGTATACAGCGGCCAATGTTGGCAGCTTTTCCTCGTTGGCGAAACGCAGCGTTGGGTCAGGTAGTTTGTATGGCTCCCGAGGAGGAGAAACTCACTCGTCGAAACCCTCTCGATTTCCCGATC GAGTGGGAGAGGCCCAAGCCGGGGCGTCGACCCGATATCTTCCCTCAGTTTAGCCCTATGAAAACACCCTTACCACCACCATTGCCATATGATCCTCCTGAAGAAgatgaggaagaggaagagaaaaaagaggaggaagaggaagagccTGAAAAGCCTGAGGAGTGA
- the LOC107431846 gene encoding probable LRR receptor-like serine/threonine-protein kinase At3g47570 — protein MGNHDLCGNSKLKLPPCPNATHPKSKKVTFWLKYVLSPIAALIVGVLLLILYVKFWRKSKNLPVSSIDESIKLGHKYISYYELLGATNDLSEANLLGIGSFDSVYKGTMTDGEIVAVKVFDLQVEGAITSFDRECQVLRNVRHRNLVKIISSCSNLDFRALVLQYMLNGSLEKWLYNRGPNCLDILQRMDIVLDVALGLEYLHHGYSEPIVHCDLKPSNILLDEDMVAHIGDFGIAKILAKYKSMTQTATLGTMGYIASEFGLQGRVTPKGDVYSFGIILLEIFTRKNPIDEMFAGGLNLRQWIICSYPDHVTEIVDASLLMGYEEATMSAMDFLTHCF, from the exons ATGGGAAACCATGATTTATGTGGAAATTCAAAACTGAAACTCCCACCTTGTCCAAATGCCACTCATCCAAAATCAAAAAAGGTAACATTTTGGCTCAAATATGTTCTTTCTCCAATTGCTGCATTGATAGTTGGGGTTTTACTgctaattttatatgtaaaattctGGAGAAAGAGCAAGAACTTGCCTGTCTCTTCCATAGATGAATCGATTAAGCTGGGTCACAAGTACATTTCATACTATGAACTCCTTGGTGCAACTAATGATCTTAGTGAAGCAAACTTGCTGGGAATTGGGAGCTTTGATTCTGTCTATAAAGGAACAATGACAGACGGTGAGATTGTAGCTGTCAAAGTTTTCGATTTGCAAGTTGAAGGGGCAATAACATCTTTTGACAGAGAATGCCAAGTGCTAAGGAATGTCAGACACAGAAACCTTGTGAAGATAATAAGTTCCTGTTCGAATCTTGATTTCAGAGCTTTGGTTCTCCAATACATGCTTAATGGTAGCCTTGAAAAATGGTTGTATAATCGAGGTCCCAATTGTTTAGATATTCTTCAGCGAATGGACATAGTTCTAGATGTGGCATTGGGATTGGAGTATCTTCATCATGGATATTCAGAGCCGATAGTTCATTGTGATTTGAAGCCTAGCAATATTCTtttggatgaagatatggtTGCACATATTGGTGACTTTGGCATAGCAAAAATTTTGGCTAAATACAAATCTATGACGCAAACAGCTACTCTTGGGACAATGGGTTATATTGCTTCTG AGTTTGGATTGCAGGGAAGGGTAACTCCTAAGGGCGATGTTTACAGTTTTGGTATTATATTGCTGGAAATATTTACAAGAAAGAATCCAATAGATGAAATGTTTGCTGGAGGACTGAATTTGAGGCAATGGATTATATGCTCTTATCCGGATCATGTAACGGAGATTGTggatgctagccttttgatggGATATGAAGAAGCTACCATGTCAGCCATGGATTTTCTAACTCATTGTTTCTGA
- the LOC107431848 gene encoding uncharacterized protein LOC107431848 isoform X2 — protein sequence MQGAWQPSLNISTVLTSIGLLLSEPNPDDGLMCEASREYKYNRQAFDQKALSMTEKYAQPGVSGKICGSQLIQSQNLNMMEVKTKNNDIKQEANEHVVSHKKLYVSSRKLSLEPSVPAQKRDDYSEGNEPSKSLPFLNESERQIEVEGAKKAFSQFQKHENEENGEPNHHLSHAPKHLTVASLGPMVPQVGNFYKQEPHRCEDGKSVDGNINMRPKKLQGNEIADSGNKKMHVTPQLMSSETYSNTKSEASTIPQALNRVQPQPQNDPVGRMESASKCTSRNKLCLVGKKLSLGSTSSSLIHEEDNKENVEPVHQRPILHSSSSSVALSTSKPASGMSKAPELGSSNNVFSESLKKYGNGRKLSLGPLTQHSQSLSIGQSTLVPVHECWTDQKQHSNEEDYRDTTGGEIKKQKTEKSPISEAVIVLDSEDSEEEKVVSVRPKPLLARKRLGKWKLRA from the exons ATGCAGGGGGCATGGCAACCATCACTAAACATTTCAACTGTGCTTACAAGTATAGGGTTGTTACTCAGTGAGCCCAATCCAGATGATGGCCTGATGTGTGAAGCG AGTAGGGAGTACAAGTATAACAGACAAGCTTTTGACCAGAAAGCTCTATCTATGACTGAAAAATATGCCCAGCCTGGAGTTAGTGGGAAGATTTGTGGGAGTCAgttgattcaatctcaaaatttaaacatG ATGGaggttaaaacaaaaaacaatgacATAAAACAAGAAGCTAATGAGCATGTTGTAAGTCATAAGAAGTTATATGTGAGCAGCAGAAAGTTGTCACTGGAGCCTTCAGTCCCAGCTCAAAAAAGGGATGACTATAGTGAAGGGAACGAGCCTTCTAAAAGCCTGCCGTTTCTCAATGAATCTGAGAGACAGATAGAAGTTGAAGGAGCCAAAAAGGCCTTTAGTCAATTTCAGAAACATGAGAATGAAGAGAATGGGGAGCCAAATCACCATTTATCACATGCACCTAAACACCTTACTGTGGCTTCTTTGGGGCCAATGGTGCCACAGGTTGGAAACTTTTACAAGCAAGAGCCTCATCGATGTGAAGATGGTAAATCAGTAGATGGCAACATAAACATGAGACCAAAGAAGCTGCAGGGAAATGAAATAGCTGATAGTGGTAACAAGAAAATGCATGTAACCCCTCAGTTAATGTCCTCTGAAACCTATTCTAACACAAAAAGTGAGGCTTCAACCATACCTCAAGCTCTTAACCGTGTTCAACCACAACCACAAAATGATCCTGTTGGTAGAATGGAAAGTGCCTCAAAATGTACAAGTCGAAACAAGCTCTGTCTGGTTGGAAAGAAACTTTCTTTGGGTTCTACAAGTTCATCACTGATACATGAAGAGGATAACAAGGAGAACGTGGAGCCAGTTCACCAGAGACCAATTCTGCACTCCTCAAGCTCTTCTGTGGCTTTATCTACATCCAAACCGGCATCAGGGATGAGTAAGGCTCCTGAACTAGGGTCTAGCAATAATGTCTTTAGTGAGAGTCTTAAGAAATATGGGAATGGTCGGAAGCTGTCGCTGGGTCCTCTGACTCAACACTCCCAGAGCCTATCCATAGGTCAATCAACACTTGTTCCTGTGCATGAATGCTGGACTGATCAGAAGCAGCATTCTAATGAAGAAGATTACAGAGACACAACCGGTGGAGAGATTAAGAAGcagaaaacagaaaaatcaCCAATTTCGGAAGCCGTAATTGTGCTTGATAGTGAAGATAGTGAGGAGGAAAAAGTTGTATCTGTGAGGCCAAAACCGTTGCTAGCAAGAAAGCGCCTAGGCAAATGGAAACTGAGAGCGTGA